Proteins encoded in a region of the Streptomyces sp. NBC_00513 genome:
- the htpG gene encoding molecular chaperone HtpG: MGSSVETLEFQAETRQLLRLVIHSIYSNKDIFLRELISNASDALDKLRMESLTDAELEVDTSDLHIALEVDQDARTLTVRDNGIGMSRDDVVELIGTIAKSGTASLLQKIKDAKDEAAAQSLIGQFGVGFYSAFMVADEVTLRTRRAGSEAGTQWESDGEGSYRIQAVEGLPVGTSVTLHLKPADSEDGLADYLAGWKIRQIVKQYSDFIRWPIRMAAESTDGGDAATGEVETLNSMKALWARPRSEVTEAEYSEFYKQISHDWLDPAETIHMRAEGTFEYEALLFIPSQAPFDLFSRESKRGVQLYVKRVFIMDDCEALMPNYLRFVKGVVDAHDLSLNVSREILQHDRQIRNVRRRLVKKVLGALKDVQGADSERYGLLWGQYGRVLKEGLLEDTDNIEALLPLVSVDSTHDKEKSTTLREYVERMKDGQEAIYYLTGETRATVENSPHMEAFAANGYEVLILTDPVDEVWTDQVPAFDGHRLQSIAKGQVDLGEQAAEGDEAAEAEKVKRDEAFATLLPWLTTALSDQVKQVRLSSRLTTSAACIVGDAQDMTPTLEKMYRAMGQQMPQVKRILELNPTHPLIIALRTAHQANADDPALSEIAELVYGSALLAEGGDLPDPARFTRLLTERLTHAM, from the coding sequence GTGGGTAGCAGTGTCGAGACGCTGGAATTCCAGGCCGAGACCCGCCAGTTGTTGCGGTTGGTGATCCACTCGATCTACTCGAACAAAGACATTTTCCTGCGCGAGTTGATCTCGAACGCCTCCGACGCCCTGGACAAACTCCGTATGGAGTCGCTGACCGACGCGGAACTGGAGGTCGACACCTCCGACCTCCACATCGCGCTGGAAGTCGACCAGGATGCCCGGACGTTGACCGTCCGCGACAACGGGATCGGCATGAGCCGGGACGATGTCGTGGAGCTGATCGGCACGATCGCGAAGTCCGGCACGGCCAGTCTTCTGCAGAAGATCAAGGATGCCAAGGACGAGGCCGCGGCGCAGAGCCTGATCGGCCAGTTCGGCGTCGGCTTCTACTCCGCTTTCATGGTCGCCGACGAGGTCACCCTGCGTACGCGTCGAGCCGGCTCCGAGGCGGGAACCCAGTGGGAGTCCGACGGCGAGGGAAGCTACCGGATCCAGGCCGTGGAGGGCCTGCCCGTGGGGACCTCGGTGACCCTGCACCTCAAGCCGGCCGACAGTGAGGACGGGCTGGCCGACTACCTGGCCGGTTGGAAGATCCGCCAGATCGTCAAGCAGTACTCGGACTTCATCCGCTGGCCGATCCGGATGGCTGCCGAGTCCACGGACGGCGGCGACGCCGCCACGGGCGAGGTCGAGACGCTCAATTCGATGAAGGCCCTGTGGGCACGCCCCCGAAGCGAGGTGACCGAGGCCGAGTACAGCGAGTTCTACAAGCAGATCAGCCACGACTGGCTCGACCCGGCCGAGACCATCCACATGCGCGCCGAAGGCACCTTCGAGTACGAGGCGCTGCTGTTCATTCCCTCGCAGGCCCCGTTCGATCTGTTCTCGCGGGAGAGCAAGCGCGGTGTGCAGTTGTACGTCAAGCGCGTGTTCATCATGGACGACTGCGAAGCGCTGATGCCGAACTACCTGCGTTTCGTCAAGGGTGTGGTGGACGCGCACGACCTGTCGCTGAACGTGTCCCGCGAGATCCTTCAGCACGACCGCCAGATCCGCAACGTGCGGCGCCGTCTGGTGAAGAAGGTCCTGGGCGCGCTCAAGGACGTGCAGGGAGCCGACTCCGAGCGTTACGGCCTGCTGTGGGGCCAGTACGGCCGCGTCCTGAAGGAGGGCCTCCTTGAGGACACCGACAACATCGAGGCACTCCTGCCGCTGGTCTCGGTGGACTCCACGCACGACAAGGAGAAGAGCACCACCCTGCGCGAGTACGTCGAGCGCATGAAGGACGGCCAGGAGGCGATCTACTACCTGACCGGCGAGACCCGCGCCACGGTGGAGAACTCCCCCCACATGGAGGCGTTCGCCGCGAACGGGTACGAGGTCCTGATCCTCACCGACCCCGTGGACGAGGTCTGGACCGACCAGGTTCCCGCCTTCGACGGCCACCGGCTCCAGTCGATCGCCAAGGGGCAGGTCGACCTCGGAGAGCAGGCCGCCGAGGGTGACGAGGCAGCCGAGGCCGAGAAGGTCAAGCGCGACGAGGCGTTCGCCACCCTGTTGCCCTGGTTGACCACGGCCTTGTCCGACCAGGTCAAGCAGGTCCGCCTGTCGTCCCGGCTGACGACATCGGCCGCGTGCATTGTCGGTGACGCCCAGGACATGACTCCGACCCTGGAGAAGATGTATCGGGCGATGGGGCAGCAGATGCCTCAGGTCAAGCGGATCCTGGAACTCAACCCGACACATCCGTTGATCATCGCGCTGCGCACGGCTCACCAGGCGAACGCCGACGACCCGGCGCTGTCGGAGATCGCCGAGCTCGTCTACGGCAGCGCCCTGCTCGCCGAAGGCGGCGACCTGCCCGACCCGGCCCGCTTCACCCGGCTGCTCACCGAGCGCCTGACCCACGCCATGTGA
- a CDS encoding serine hydrolase, with protein MAAAVAVVIGVLASSAVAPSAASAAGRPDTVQRGLNALVREDGLPGALASVKDRQGRTRDYTAGVGNVATGSKVPVDGQVRIGSSTKTFTAVVVLQLVGEGKIDLDAWVDTYLPDLVHGDGFDGHRITVRQLLQHTSGLPDYEDLVGDDMREHRYFEPRDLLDIAFQRKAVFPAGKGWSYSNTNYVVAGLIVQKVTGRPFAEEVDRRVIQRIGLRHTYFPAPGDMTIREPHPRGYTRDAADAPLRDATRLDPSVAWAAGQMVSTNSDVNRFLTELLAGRLLPPAQLAQMRTTVPIGDTGAGYGLGIMSRPLSCGGVYWGHGGDIDGYENRGGVTDDGRAANVTVTSIPVDGAGTRRVEKVVDTALCR; from the coding sequence GTGGCGGCCGCGGTCGCCGTGGTCATCGGCGTCTTGGCGTCGAGCGCCGTGGCGCCCTCGGCGGCGTCCGCGGCCGGCCGACCGGACACCGTCCAGCGGGGCCTGAACGCGCTGGTACGCGAGGACGGTCTGCCCGGCGCGCTGGCGAGCGTCAAGGACCGTCAGGGCCGCACCCGTGACTACACCGCCGGGGTGGGCAACGTGGCCACCGGCTCGAAAGTGCCGGTCGACGGTCAGGTGCGGATCGGCAGCAGCACCAAGACGTTCACCGCGGTGGTGGTCCTGCAACTGGTCGGCGAGGGCAAGATCGACCTCGATGCCTGGGTCGACACCTACCTGCCGGACCTCGTCCACGGCGACGGGTTCGACGGACACCGCATCACCGTCCGTCAACTCCTCCAGCACACCAGCGGACTGCCCGACTACGAAGACCTCGTGGGGGACGACATGCGCGAGCACAGGTACTTCGAACCCCGCGACCTCCTCGACATCGCCTTCCAACGCAAGGCCGTCTTCCCGGCCGGGAAGGGCTGGTCGTACAGCAACACGAACTACGTGGTGGCGGGCCTGATCGTCCAGAAGGTCACCGGCCGACCGTTCGCCGAGGAGGTGGATCGGCGCGTCATCCAACGCATCGGACTGCGCCACACCTACTTCCCGGCCCCCGGCGACATGACCATCCGCGAACCCCATCCCCGCGGCTACACCCGGGACGCGGCGGACGCGCCCCTGCGTGATGCCACCCGGCTCGACCCGTCCGTGGCCTGGGCGGCCGGTCAGATGGTCTCCACCAACTCCGACGTCAACCGCTTCCTGACCGAACTCCTGGCCGGTCGTCTCCTTCCGCCGGCCCAGCTCGCGCAGATGCGCACCACCGTCCCCATCGGGGACACCGGCGCCGGCTACGGACTGGGGATCATGAGCCGGCCCCTGTCGTGCGGCGGCGTCTACTGGGGCCACGGCGGTGACATCGACGGATACGAGAACCGGGGTGGGGTCACGGACGACGGCCGCGCGGCCAATGTCACGGTGACAAGCATCCCGGTGGACGGGGCGGGCACGAGGCGCGTCGAGAAGGTCGTGGACACGGCCCTGTGCCGCTGA
- a CDS encoding choice-of-anchor C family protein translates to MAVSRTSLVAVTVAALLCAGSGLAAAAPNAAAVSRFDDGSFEYPAAPVNAFTTVSAGQSIGPWKVTSGAVDLIGAGFWQAAEGDQSVDLNATQAGAVAQTFATTAGQRYTVTYSLAANPEGGPAVKTGRVLLDGQNIQDFSFDSTGKNRPAMGYVNRQVTFVASAASTTLGFASTVAGAYGPVIDDVRVQSCCPCSCGT, encoded by the coding sequence ATGGCGGTTTCCCGTACGTCCCTCGTCGCTGTCACCGTTGCGGCCCTGCTCTGCGCCGGTTCCGGTTTAGCCGCCGCCGCACCCAACGCGGCGGCGGTGAGCCGATTCGACGACGGGAGCTTCGAGTACCCCGCGGCGCCGGTGAACGCGTTCACCACCGTGAGCGCCGGGCAGTCCATCGGCCCGTGGAAGGTCACCAGCGGAGCGGTGGACCTGATCGGCGCCGGGTTCTGGCAAGCCGCGGAGGGGGATCAGTCCGTCGACCTGAACGCCACCCAGGCCGGAGCGGTCGCCCAGACCTTCGCCACGACAGCGGGCCAGCGGTACACCGTGACGTACTCACTCGCCGCGAACCCGGAAGGGGGGCCCGCGGTGAAGACCGGCCGCGTCCTGCTGGACGGTCAGAACATTCAGGACTTCTCCTTCGACTCCACCGGCAAGAACCGCCCCGCCATGGGCTACGTGAACCGCCAGGTCACCTTCGTCGCGAGCGCCGCCTCGACGACCCTCGGATTCGCCAGCACCGTGGCCGGGGCCTACGGGCCGGTCATCGATGACGTCCGCGTCCAAAGCTGCTGCCCCTGCTCCTGCGGCACCTGA
- a CDS encoding amphi-Trp domain-containing protein, which translates to MSDLKFEQKRSLSRLEAADQLTALATALRKGGEVDLELGAGTLSLRIPDDLRSEIEIEIGDGEIELEIEFKWPTSRSRKAPSQVAAAPAKAPRRKTTPTAKAGPSSTATGGKNAKRPAPKTP; encoded by the coding sequence ATGTCGGATCTCAAGTTTGAGCAGAAGCGCTCGCTGTCACGGCTGGAGGCGGCTGACCAGCTCACGGCCCTCGCGACCGCGCTGAGGAAGGGCGGGGAGGTCGACCTGGAACTCGGCGCCGGAACACTGAGCCTGCGGATCCCCGACGACCTTCGCAGCGAGATCGAGATCGAGATCGGCGACGGGGAGATCGAGCTGGAGATCGAGTTCAAATGGCCGACCTCACGGAGCCGGAAGGCACCGTCGCAGGTGGCCGCCGCCCCGGCGAAGGCCCCGAGGCGAAAGACCACGCCCACCGCCAAGGCCGGCCCGAGCAGCACGGCCACCGGCGGCAAGAACGCCAAGCGACCCGCCCCGAAGACGCCGTGA
- a CDS encoding restriction endonuclease, translated as MPPVRCRRALRYFVAVTSETTSRAATPGSPPEERAIRTWQDAEHNAAAWMRHWGYLDAVARPGGSDGGIDVRSTRALGQVKYQAAAVGRPELQRLFGARGRSLDRRLLFFTGSGYTTTAVDYAVENDIALFVYGLNGSMTAVNAPARRIVQDAHVSAGGSREAAAVPVPEGPGASRGNRPEAVRPHPTEPPAGKRKRRHPGTGHVLLAALLAVIALVMPGSESFTPRPDRTVATAILLVIPCVLLLRGLTTKSRRRFWPTGLGLFLLDLPLAWATNARLWQGDASDLLLPTTPAVLCLLSAGLLFRWNARQPEPVATG; from the coding sequence ATGCCCCCGGTCCGCTGCCGCCGCGCCCTGCGATACTTCGTGGCTGTGACCAGCGAAACAACCTCCCGGGCAGCAACCCCGGGCTCTCCGCCAGAAGAACGCGCGATACGAACGTGGCAGGACGCGGAACACAACGCCGCTGCCTGGATGCGCCACTGGGGGTACCTCGACGCGGTCGCCCGGCCCGGGGGCTCCGACGGTGGGATCGACGTGCGGTCGACGCGGGCGCTCGGCCAGGTCAAGTACCAGGCGGCGGCGGTGGGCCGCCCGGAACTCCAGCGCCTGTTCGGCGCACGCGGCCGGAGTCTGGACCGGCGGCTCCTCTTCTTCACGGGCAGCGGCTACACCACGACGGCGGTCGACTACGCCGTCGAGAACGACATCGCGCTGTTCGTGTACGGCCTCAACGGATCGATGACGGCAGTCAACGCTCCCGCCCGACGGATCGTCCAGGACGCTCACGTCTCGGCGGGCGGCTCGCGTGAGGCGGCGGCGGTGCCCGTACCGGAAGGCCCCGGGGCCTCACGGGGCAACCGGCCCGAAGCAGTCCGCCCGCACCCCACCGAACCTCCGGCCGGCAAGCGGAAGAGGCGCCACCCCGGAACCGGTCACGTGCTCCTCGCCGCCCTCCTGGCGGTCATCGCACTGGTCATGCCCGGCTCCGAGTCCTTCACTCCGCGTCCCGACCGGACCGTGGCGACGGCCATCCTCCTCGTCATCCCCTGCGTCCTGCTCCTGCGGGGGCTCACCACGAAGTCGCGCCGCCGCTTCTGGCCGACCGGACTGGGCCTCTTCCTGCTGGACCTTCCCCTGGCCTGGGCAACCAACGCCCGCCTGTGGCAAGGCGACGCCTCCGACCTCCTCCTGCCGACGACACCGGCCGTGCTGTGCCTGCTGAGCGCCGGCCTGCTGTTCCGCTGGAATGCCAGGCAGCCGGAACCCGTCGCGACCGGCTGA
- a CDS encoding SgcJ/EcaC family oxidoreductase: MRGRLHTLTARPLQAAAGIRKVPARLVAAWERHDAEAYGALFTEDASYTTYIGTLYRGRRDIVGSHRTLFAGFLKGTRLADEMLDIRFHGAGTAVATGRGDTYKGERPRKPGKVQTYTVVLEADGQWRIAAFHNTRRKPLMEAVSYRLAPGLVPAAER, from the coding sequence GTGCGAGGGCGGCTCCACACCTTGACCGCGCGCCCGCTTCAAGCTGCGGCTGGAATCCGAAAGGTGCCGGCCCGGCTCGTCGCCGCATGGGAGCGTCACGACGCGGAGGCGTACGGCGCGCTCTTCACCGAGGACGCCTCGTACACCACCTACATCGGCACCCTCTACCGAGGACGACGAGACATCGTGGGGAGCCACCGCACACTCTTCGCCGGTTTCCTCAAAGGAACCCGACTGGCCGACGAGATGCTCGACATCCGCTTCCACGGAGCCGGCACGGCGGTCGCCACCGGGCGAGGAGACACGTACAAGGGCGAGCGACCGCGGAAGCCGGGCAAGGTGCAGACGTACACCGTCGTCCTCGAAGCGGACGGACAGTGGCGGATCGCCGCGTTCCACAACACCAGGCGCAAGCCGCTCATGGAAGCCGTGTCGTACAGGCTCGCCCCGGGCCTCGTCCCGGCTGCCGAGCGCTGA
- the tkt gene encoding transketolase has product MTNEPSGGTTRRDRSASSPVAERAGWDEVDVRAVDTVRLLAADAVQKVGNGHPGTAMSLAPLAYLLFQNVMRHDPDDDQWLGRDRFVLSCGHSSLTLYIQLYLAGYGLELSDLEAYRTWGSVTPGHPEHRHTPGVEITTGPLGQGLAAAVGMAMAARRERGLLDPDAEPGTSPFDHHVYVIASDGDMMEGVTSEASSLAGHQELGHLTVFYDSNHISIEDDTDVSFSEDVPARYAAYGWHVQTVDWTVTGEYVEDVDALLEAVHAAREETGRPSLIMLRTLIGWPAPTKQNTGKAHGSALGEDEIAATKKLLGFDPHVRFAVEEAVLARAREVADRGRRAHAVWDEAYAAWRTAHPRRAALLDRLREQRLPEGWTDALPLFPADEKGMATRAASGEVLSALAPVLPELWGGSADLAGSNNTTMDGEPSFVPSDRQTKDWKGGPYGRTLHFGIREHAMGAILNGIALQSLTRPYGGTFLTFSDYMRPAVRLAALMKLPATYVWTHDSIGLGEDGPTHQPVEHLAALRAIPGLDVVRPADANETTACWRAILEHHDRPAGLILSRQNLPVLDRDGGEYAPAREATKGGYVLAEVPDGAVPDVILIATGSEVHLALAARVLLGQDGIAARVVSMPCREWFAAQPPDYQDQVLPPSVRARVSVEAAVGQGWREVVGDAGRIVSLEHYGASADYERLYTEFGITAAAITAAAHDSIRDTHRTSRPGGRHPASAPVEGGTGDRP; this is encoded by the coding sequence ATGACGAACGAACCGTCAGGCGGGACGACCCGGCGCGACCGGTCGGCCTCCAGTCCGGTGGCGGAGCGTGCGGGGTGGGACGAGGTCGACGTACGAGCGGTCGACACCGTGCGGCTGCTGGCGGCCGACGCCGTGCAGAAGGTCGGCAACGGACACCCGGGCACGGCGATGAGCCTGGCCCCACTGGCGTACCTGCTGTTCCAGAACGTCATGCGGCACGACCCTGACGATGACCAGTGGCTGGGACGCGACCGCTTCGTCCTGTCCTGCGGCCACTCCAGCCTCACCCTCTACATCCAGCTCTACCTGGCCGGCTACGGCCTGGAGCTGTCGGATCTGGAGGCGTACCGGACGTGGGGCTCGGTCACCCCCGGCCATCCGGAGCACCGGCACACCCCCGGCGTGGAGATCACCACCGGGCCGCTCGGACAGGGCCTGGCCGCCGCGGTCGGCATGGCGATGGCCGCCCGCCGCGAACGCGGACTCCTCGACCCCGACGCCGAACCGGGCACCAGCCCCTTCGACCACCACGTCTACGTCATCGCCTCCGACGGCGACATGATGGAAGGCGTCACCTCGGAAGCCTCTTCCCTGGCCGGCCATCAGGAACTCGGCCATCTCACCGTGTTCTACGACTCGAACCACATCTCGATCGAGGACGACACCGACGTCTCCTTCAGTGAGGACGTCCCGGCCCGCTACGCGGCCTACGGCTGGCACGTGCAGACCGTCGACTGGACGGTCACCGGAGAGTACGTCGAAGACGTCGACGCGCTCCTGGAAGCGGTTCACGCCGCCCGAGAGGAGACCGGCCGCCCCTCCCTGATCATGCTGCGCACCCTGATCGGCTGGCCGGCCCCCACCAAACAGAACACCGGCAAGGCGCACGGCTCCGCGCTGGGCGAGGACGAGATCGCCGCCACGAAGAAGCTGCTGGGCTTCGACCCCCACGTGCGGTTCGCCGTCGAGGAAGCGGTTCTGGCCCGGGCCCGGGAGGTCGCCGATCGCGGCCGGCGGGCACACGCCGTGTGGGACGAGGCCTACGCGGCCTGGCGGACCGCTCATCCGCGACGCGCGGCCCTGCTGGACCGCTTGCGGGAACAGCGCTTGCCCGAGGGCTGGACGGACGCACTGCCCCTCTTCCCCGCCGACGAGAAGGGAATGGCGACCCGAGCCGCCTCGGGTGAGGTTCTCAGCGCGCTGGCGCCCGTCCTTCCCGAGCTGTGGGGCGGCTCCGCTGACCTCGCCGGGAGCAACAACACCACCATGGACGGGGAACCGTCCTTCGTCCCGTCCGACCGCCAGACCAAGGACTGGAAGGGCGGCCCGTACGGGCGCACCCTGCACTTCGGCATCCGCGAGCACGCCATGGGCGCCATCCTCAACGGCATCGCGCTGCAGAGTCTCACCCGCCCCTACGGCGGCACCTTCCTGACCTTCTCCGACTACATGCGCCCCGCCGTGCGCCTGGCCGCGCTGATGAAGCTGCCGGCCACCTACGTGTGGACCCACGACTCCATCGGCCTGGGCGAGGACGGCCCCACCCACCAGCCCGTCGAGCACCTGGCCGCGCTGCGTGCCATCCCCGGCCTGGACGTGGTCCGCCCCGCCGACGCGAACGAGACCACCGCGTGCTGGCGCGCGATCCTCGAACACCACGACCGGCCGGCCGGTCTGATCCTGAGCCGGCAGAACCTCCCCGTCCTGGACCGCGACGGTGGCGAGTACGCACCCGCGCGGGAGGCGACGAAAGGCGGGTACGTCCTGGCGGAGGTGCCGGACGGGGCCGTGCCCGACGTCATCCTGATCGCGACCGGCTCCGAGGTCCACCTCGCGTTGGCGGCCCGCGTACTCCTGGGGCAGGACGGCATCGCCGCACGCGTGGTGTCCATGCCGTGCCGGGAATGGTTCGCGGCGCAGCCCCCGGACTACCAGGACCAGGTCCTGCCCCCGTCCGTGCGCGCCCGGGTCAGCGTGGAAGCGGCCGTCGGGCAGGGCTGGCGCGAGGTGGTCGGCGACGCCGGCCGGATCGTCAGCCTGGAGCACTACGGCGCCTCGGCCGACTACGAGCGCTTGTACACCGAGTTCGGCATCACCGCGGCCGCCATCACCGCAGCGGCCCACGACAGCATCCGCGACACCCACCGGACGTCTCGACCCGGCGGCCGACACCCGGCCTCCGCACCCGTCGAGGGCGGCACCGGTGACCGCCCCTGA